From the genome of Nicotiana sylvestris chromosome 2, ASM39365v2, whole genome shotgun sequence, one region includes:
- the LOC104245752 gene encoding F-box protein At1g47056-like has translation MGQYSSTHCGGGPKLRHRNLHPSPLPNHHRSTSESDFFSLMNSDEDESILPSDFENPDYTYELPDECLALIFQCLSSGDRKKCSLVCRRWLLVEGQSRHRLSLNAKAEFLPHIPTIFSRFDSVTKLALRCDRKSVSINDEALTLISLRCVNLTRLKLRGCRDVTDVGMSAFAKNCKSLKKFSCGSCMFGAKGMNALLDHCSTLEELSVKRLRGINDGFAADPIGPGAAASSLKSICLKELYNGQCFGPLIIGSKNLRTLKLLRCLGDWDRLFETIGSRENHVAEIHLERLQVSDTGLNAISNCPNLEILHLVKTPECTDVGVVAVARKCKLLRKFHIDGWRTNRIGDEGLVAIAENSLNLKELVLIGLNPTSASLLAIASNCQKLERLALCGSDTIGDPEVSCIATKCMALKKLCIKGCEVTDEGIESFAWGCPNLVKIKVKKCKHVTGDVADWLRARRRSLAVNLDVGEIDIEPVDGSASDGGALEDAVEFQPIANTLPIIGATDIPSTSNVGRSAAAKSWFGFLGGRGLVACTLRRWSNVNGDSSESL, from the coding sequence ATGGGCCAATATTCATCGACCCACTGTGGTGGTGGGCCGAAACTCCGTCACCGTAACCTTCACCCGAGCCCACTTCCCAACCACCACCGTTCCACCTCCGAATCTGATTTTTTCTCCCTCATGAATTCAGATGAAGATGAATCAATCCTCCCCTCGGATTTCGAAAACCCAGATTACACATATGAGCTTCCCGATGAATGTTTAGCTTTAATTTTCCAGTGCCTGAGCTCAGGCGACCGGAAAAAATGTTCCCTCGTCTGCCGGAGATGGCTTTTAGTGGAGGGTCAAAGCCGTCACCGCCTTTCCCTCAACGCAAAAGCTGAGTTCCTCCCTCATATTCCTACCATCTTCTCTCGTTTCGATTCCGTTACGAAACTCGCTCTCCGATGTGACCGCAAATCCGTGAGCATAAATGATGAAGCTTTGACCCTTATCTCCCTCCGTTGCGTTAACCTCACGCGCCTAAAGCTGCGTGGCTGCCGTGATGTTACCGATGTGGGTATGTCTGCTTTTGCAAAGAATTGTAAGAGTTTGAAGAAATTCTCATGTGGGTCTTGCATGTTTGGAGCCAAAGGTATGAATGCTTTGCTTGATCACTGTTCTACCCTTGAGGAATTATCTGTGAAGCGTCTTCGGGGTATTAATGATGGGTTTGCAGCTGACCCAATTGGGCCTGGAGCTGCTGCTTCATCGCTTAAATCTATATGTTTGAAAGAGTTGTATAATGGGCAGTGCTTTGGGCCATTAATTATTGGGTCGAAGAATTTGAGGACTTTGAAGTTGTTGCGTTGTTTGGGTGATTGGGATAGGCTTTTTGAGACAATTGGGAGTAGGGAAAATCATGTTGCTGAGATTCATTTGGAGAGGCTTCAAGTTAGTGATACTGGGCTTAACGCGATATCGAATTGTCCAAATTTGGAGATTTTGCATTTGGTGAAAACGCCCGAATGCACGGATGTGGGTGTTGTAGCAGTGGCTAGGAAATGCAAGTTATTGAGGAAGTTTCACATTGATGGATGGAGGACAAATAGGATAGGAGATGAGGGTTTGGTTGCAATTGCTGAGAATAGTTTGAATCTCAAAGAATTGGTGCTTATTGGTTTGAATCCTACGTCGGCTAGTTTGTTGGCGATAGCTTCGAATTGTCAAAAGTTAGAAAGATTGGCACTTTGTGGCAGTGACACTATTGGAGATCCTGAAGTATCTTGTATTGCCACGAAATGTATGGCCTTGAAGAAGCTGTGTATCAAGGGATGTGAAGTGACGGATGAAGGGATCGAGTCTTTCGCTTGGGGGTGTCCGAATTTGGTGAAAATTAAGGTTAAGAAGTGCAAGCACGTGACAGGTGATGTTGCAGATTGGTTGAGAGCTAGGAGGCGATCGCTAGCAGTGAATCTTGATGTTGGGGAGATTGATATTGAACCTGTGGATGGTAGTGCAAGTGATGGTGGAGCACTAGAAGATGCAGTAGAGTTTCAACCTATAGCGAATACACTGCCCATTATTGGTGCCACTGATATTCCATCGACAAGCAATGTAGGTCGATCAGCAGCAGCTAAGTCATGGTTCGGGTTTCTTGGAGGAAGAGGCCTAGTGGCATGCACTCTCCGCAGGTGGTCAAATGTTAATGGTGATTCTAGTGAGAGCTTATGA